A stretch of the Jeotgalibacillus haloalkalitolerans genome encodes the following:
- a CDS encoding carbohydrate ABC transporter permease, with protein sequence MGKKGLLYMTLTVSGLVMVFPILYAFLISFMQGGEVLQGSLWPETFSLANYFSAFERVPLLTYLWNSLVVSVLIMAGQLVLCSLAAFAFVFIEFKGREWIFYLFISTMMIPWEATMVPNFQTVQSLGWLNSYAGLTIPFFAMAFGTFLLRQQFKTIPKELYEASQIAGISKLRFFTGVVLPVAKTTMTTLAIYSFLTAWNMYLWPLLVTNNEANRTVQIGLKQMQTQEIASDWGVVMAGVVMVILPTLILLFAGQKRLQEGLTQGALK encoded by the coding sequence ATGGGGAAAAAGGGTTTACTTTATATGACGCTCACCGTCTCAGGACTTGTGATGGTGTTCCCGATTCTTTACGCCTTTCTCATAAGCTTTATGCAGGGTGGAGAGGTGCTGCAGGGTTCGCTGTGGCCGGAAACTTTCTCTCTTGCAAACTATTTTTCCGCATTCGAGCGGGTGCCGCTTTTGACGTATTTGTGGAACAGTCTGGTCGTGTCTGTACTGATTATGGCAGGGCAGCTGGTACTTTGCAGTCTGGCGGCGTTTGCGTTTGTATTTATTGAGTTCAAGGGACGGGAATGGATTTTCTATCTGTTTATTTCAACCATGATGATCCCCTGGGAAGCGACGATGGTGCCGAACTTTCAGACCGTGCAGTCGCTTGGCTGGCTGAACAGCTACGCAGGGCTGACGATTCCGTTTTTCGCGATGGCATTCGGTACGTTTTTACTCAGGCAGCAGTTCAAGACGATTCCAAAAGAGTTGTATGAAGCGTCCCAGATTGCCGGGATCAGCAAGCTCAGGTTTTTCACGGGTGTCGTACTGCCGGTTGCGAAAACGACGATGACGACACTTGCGATTTACAGCTTTTTAACCGCATGGAATATGTATTTATGGCCGCTTCTTGTCACGAACAATGAAGCAAACCGCACTGTTCAGATCGGTCTGAAGCAGATGCAGACCCAGGAGATTGCGAGTGACTGGGGCGTTGTAATGGCTGGTGTGGTGATGGTGATTTTACCGACATTGATTCTTTTATTCGCGGGACAAAAACGACTTCAGGAAGGCCTTACACAAGGGGCGCTAAAATAA
- a CDS encoding ABC transporter substrate-binding protein: MKKLWIGSTAMALLLAACSSETDEAVQTTDATAAPAEDEGKTEVVFWHAMSGELETALNTLVDDFNASQEEYEVEPVFQGTYEEALTKLNTVAGTDESPAMMQVFEVGTKFMIDSGHIQPVQDFIDEEGFDTSIWEENITNYYSVDGVQYSMPFNSSTPVLIYNKDAFEAAGLDPEQAPMTYSELQEAATALTEGDQKGFSILNYGWFFEELVAAQGGLFVDAENGREGQATEAVFNGEEGLNVFNLIKDMHDEGTFYNSGQNWDDMRAAFQSGATAMILDSSAGVKGMIDNAPFEVGVGYLPVPDDAERNGVIIGGASLWMAEAIDAEQKQGAWEFMKYASSAEAQAQWHVDTGYFAINPAAYDEQVVVDQWEQYPQLKVTVDQLKETQANAATGGALISVFPEARQRVVNAMESLYQGADPQEALDQAAEETNRALEVEAAKNGN; encoded by the coding sequence ATGAAAAAGCTTTGGATCGGTTCAACGGCAATGGCACTACTTTTAGCAGCATGTTCAAGTGAAACGGATGAGGCAGTTCAGACAACAGACGCAACAGCTGCTCCTGCTGAAGATGAAGGCAAAACAGAGGTTGTATTCTGGCATGCGATGAGCGGAGAGCTTGAGACTGCGCTGAACACACTGGTGGATGATTTCAACGCATCCCAGGAGGAATATGAGGTTGAGCCGGTATTCCAGGGAACGTATGAAGAAGCACTGACAAAGCTGAACACTGTGGCAGGAACAGATGAATCACCTGCCATGATGCAAGTATTTGAAGTCGGTACAAAATTCATGATCGACTCAGGGCATATCCAGCCGGTACAGGATTTCATTGATGAAGAAGGCTTTGATACATCAATCTGGGAAGAGAATATCACAAACTATTACAGCGTAGACGGTGTTCAGTACTCAATGCCATTTAACTCGTCAACGCCGGTTCTCATTTATAATAAAGATGCATTTGAAGCGGCAGGACTTGATCCGGAGCAGGCGCCAATGACTTACAGTGAGCTGCAGGAAGCTGCAACAGCACTGACTGAAGGCGACCAGAAAGGCTTCTCGATTTTAAACTACGGCTGGTTCTTTGAAGAATTAGTGGCAGCGCAGGGCGGACTTTTCGTCGATGCTGAAAATGGACGTGAAGGCCAGGCAACTGAAGCTGTATTTAACGGAGAAGAAGGGCTGAATGTATTCAACCTGATCAAGGATATGCATGATGAAGGAACATTCTATAACTCAGGTCAGAACTGGGATGATATGCGTGCTGCATTCCAGTCAGGCGCAACTGCGATGATTCTTGACTCATCTGCCGGTGTAAAAGGAATGATTGATAACGCACCGTTTGAAGTTGGCGTTGGTTACCTGCCAGTACCGGACGATGCAGAGCGTAACGGCGTCATCATCGGCGGTGCGTCACTCTGGATGGCTGAAGCAATTGATGCTGAGCAGAAGCAGGGTGCATGGGAATTCATGAAGTATGCGTCATCAGCAGAAGCACAGGCACAGTGGCACGTTGATACAGGATACTTTGCGATCAACCCGGCAGCATACGATGAGCAGGTTGTTGTTGATCAGTGGGAGCAGTACCCGCAGTTGAAAGTAACTGTTGATCAGCTGAAAGAAACACAGGCAAATGCAGCAACAGGCGGCGCACTGATCTCAGTCTTCCCTGAAGCAAGACAGCGCGTAGTCAATGCAATGGAAAGCTTATATCAGGGAGCAGATCCACAGGAAGCACTTGACCAGGCAGCAGAAGAAACAAACCGTGCACTTGAAGTAGAAGCAGCAAAGAACGGAAACTGA
- a CDS encoding glycerophosphodiester phosphodiesterase translates to MTTYYAHRGASTMCPENTMAAFRQALREKADGIEIDVQLSKDGEAVVIHDETVDRTTNGTGAVKDLTVLELKQLDAGSWYNQACKDETIPLLEEVLKWIARTDLMLNIELKTDREPYPGIEQVVIDAVKRHDLGERVVLSSFNLETLRRVREISSSASIAVLVWDNVDGIVKCARHLGAEAIHARPGFMHTAESLRAEAAGLPIRLYTVNEPEDLQGIAPGFVDAVFTDSPARLRKALGDTAGTEVSVSFMQNIP, encoded by the coding sequence ATGACAACCTATTATGCTCACCGCGGGGCAAGCACAATGTGTCCCGAAAATACAATGGCTGCTTTCAGACAGGCACTGCGTGAAAAAGCAGACGGAATCGAAATTGATGTACAGCTTTCAAAGGACGGAGAAGCCGTTGTCATTCATGATGAAACCGTAGACCGCACGACGAATGGAACAGGTGCTGTAAAGGATCTGACCGTGCTTGAACTCAAGCAGCTTGATGCAGGCAGCTGGTATAACCAGGCGTGTAAGGACGAGACTATTCCGCTATTGGAAGAAGTGCTGAAATGGATCGCGCGGACAGACCTGATGCTGAACATTGAGCTGAAAACCGATCGCGAGCCATATCCGGGAATTGAGCAGGTTGTTATTGATGCAGTCAAACGCCATGATCTGGGTGAGAGAGTTGTTCTCTCTTCCTTTAACCTTGAAACATTAAGACGCGTACGTGAAATCAGCAGTTCAGCTTCCATTGCCGTACTCGTGTGGGATAATGTCGACGGCATCGTCAAATGCGCACGTCACCTCGGCGCAGAAGCCATCCACGCACGACCTGGCTTCATGCATACAGCAGAATCCCTGCGCGCAGAAGCAGCCGGATTGCCGATCAGACTTTATACAGTCAATGAGCCGGAAGATCTGCAGGGGATTGCGCCAGGGTTTGTGGATGCGGTGTTTACTGATTCACCGGCAAGGTTGAGGAAGGCGCTGGGTGATACAGCGGGGACGGAGGTTAGTGTATCATTTATGCAGAATATTCCATGA
- a CDS encoding winged helix-turn-helix transcriptional regulator produces MTEEIQVDDHGKLKCSIDYTLNKVGGKWKLVILWHVTFDGTQRYNELRRLLPGITHKMLSQQLKELEQDGLVVRTQYNEMPPRVEYSVSEKGLTLKPVLEAMHLWGTEQGGLAGE; encoded by the coding sequence ATGACCGAAGAGATTCAGGTTGATGATCACGGAAAACTGAAATGCTCAATTGACTATACATTAAATAAAGTCGGTGGAAAGTGGAAGCTCGTGATCCTCTGGCACGTTACTTTCGATGGCACTCAGCGCTATAACGAGCTGCGCAGACTGCTCCCGGGGATTACCCATAAAATGCTCAGCCAGCAGCTGAAGGAGCTTGAACAGGACGGACTCGTGGTTCGCACGCAGTACAACGAAATGCCGCCCAGAGTAGAATATTCTGTTTCTGAAAAAGGCCTGACACTGAAACCAGTTCTGGAAGCCATGCATCTTTGGGGAACTGAGCAGGGTGGATTAGCAGGAGAATAA
- a CDS encoding lactoylglutathione lyase family protein gives MTTYPRNFSHIGLSVPDLDAAVTFYTEVFGWYTMMEPSPVYNDDTAIGQMCRDVFGNDWEEFRIAHLSTGDKIGIELFEFPQNEEPDNNFEYWKTGIFHFCVQDPDIEGLVEKIIAHGGKQRMPIREYYPDDKPFKMVYVEDPFGNIFEIYTHSYEMTYSAGAY, from the coding sequence ATGACAACTTATCCAAGAAACTTTTCTCATATCGGGCTTTCCGTTCCGGATTTAGATGCAGCAGTGACATTTTATACAGAGGTGTTTGGCTGGTATACGATGATGGAGCCGTCACCTGTTTATAATGATGATACGGCGATCGGGCAGATGTGTCGTGACGTATTCGGGAATGACTGGGAGGAGTTCCGGATTGCTCACCTTTCAACCGGAGATAAAATCGGGATCGAGCTGTTTGAATTCCCGCAAAATGAAGAGCCTGACAATAACTTTGAGTATTGGAAAACAGGGATTTTTCACTTTTGTGTGCAGGATCCGGACATTGAGGGTCTTGTAGAGAAAATTATTGCGCATGGCGGAAAGCAGCGCATGCCGATCCGCGAATATTATCCGGACGATAAGCCATTTAAAATGGTGTATGTAGAAGATCCATTTGGGAATATTTTTGAGATTTATACGCATAGCTATGAGATGACTTATTCGGCGGGCGCTTATTAA
- the guaC gene encoding GMP reductase produces the protein MDNVFDYEDIQLIPAKCVVNSRSECDTSVKFGKHTFKLPVVPANMQTIIDEKIAVHLAENGYFYIMHRFEPETRIAFIKEMQSKGLIASISVGVKEEEYGFIEELASSQLVPDYITIDIAHGHSNAVIRMIQHIKTHLPDSFVIAGNVGTPEAVRELENAGADATKVGIGPGKVCITKIKTGFGTGGWQLAALRWCAKAASKPIIADGGIRTHGDIAKSVRFGASMVMIGSLFAGHEESPGETTEVDGKRVKEYFGSASEFQKGEKKNVEGKKMFVEHKGSLQDTLTEMEQDLQSSISYAGGTTLESIKHVDYVVVKNSIFNGDKVY, from the coding sequence ATGGATAATGTATTTGATTACGAGGATATTCAATTAATTCCCGCAAAATGTGTCGTAAACAGTCGATCAGAGTGTGATACATCCGTTAAGTTCGGAAAGCATACATTCAAACTGCCAGTCGTACCAGCCAACATGCAGACGATCATTGATGAAAAAATCGCAGTGCATTTAGCTGAAAACGGTTACTTTTATATCATGCACCGTTTTGAACCTGAAACGCGTATTGCATTTATCAAAGAGATGCAGTCAAAAGGCTTGATCGCGTCAATCAGTGTAGGGGTAAAAGAAGAAGAATACGGATTTATCGAGGAACTCGCTTCTTCTCAGCTGGTGCCGGATTACATCACAATTGATATTGCACACGGTCACTCAAACGCAGTGATTCGCATGATTCAGCATATTAAAACACATCTGCCTGACAGCTTCGTGATCGCCGGAAACGTCGGTACACCTGAAGCAGTCAGAGAGCTTGAGAATGCCGGCGCTGACGCAACAAAAGTAGGAATCGGCCCCGGTAAAGTGTGCATCACGAAAATCAAAACTGGCTTTGGCACAGGCGGATGGCAGCTCGCAGCACTTCGCTGGTGTGCAAAAGCTGCAAGCAAGCCAATCATCGCTGACGGCGGAATCCGTACACACGGCGATATCGCCAAATCAGTCCGCTTCGGCGCATCGATGGTCATGATCGGTTCCCTATTTGCCGGACATGAAGAGTCACCTGGCGAAACAACTGAAGTAGACGGCAAACGCGTCAAAGAATACTTCGGCTCAGCCTCAGAATTCCAAAAAGGCGAAAAGAAAAACGTCGAAGGCAAAAAAATGTTCGTCGAGCATAAAGGCTCACTTCAGGATACGCTGACTGAAATGGAGCAGGATCTTCAGTCATCTATTTCATATGCAGGCGGCACAACGCTTGAGTCGATTAAGCATGTGGATTATGTTGTGGTGAAGAATTCGATTTTTAATGGGGATAAGGTTTATTGA
- a CDS encoding DUF488 domain-containing protein, protein MNIYTIGHYNHAEEEFLNLLKAADITFIADVRAFPGSRRSPQFKKENLQDWLKKSGIGYQHFPELGGRRRISGVVGEDLNAGWENRSFHNYADYTLTDEFKLGVGELMKLAEDGNVAYMCSEHHPARCHRLIISNWLQANGWNVHHIIPGSKSEPKLVRHELGKWGAVPVIEEGGEVVYPLLK, encoded by the coding sequence ATGAACATCTACACAATCGGTCACTACAATCATGCTGAAGAAGAATTTCTCAATCTGCTAAAAGCTGCAGATATCACATTTATAGCAGACGTGCGCGCGTTTCCGGGAAGCCGCAGAAGTCCTCAATTCAAAAAAGAAAACCTGCAGGATTGGCTGAAGAAATCGGGCATTGGCTATCAGCATTTCCCTGAGCTCGGTGGAAGAAGAAGGATATCCGGTGTAGTCGGGGAGGATCTGAATGCCGGGTGGGAGAACCGTTCTTTTCACAATTATGCGGATTATACGCTGACTGATGAGTTTAAGCTTGGTGTTGGAGAGCTGATGAAGCTTGCTGAAGACGGAAATGTCGCTTATATGTGCTCAGAGCACCATCCGGCCAGGTGTCACCGGCTGATTATCAGCAATTGGCTTCAGGCAAATGGTTGGAATGTGCATCATATTATTCCCGGGTCAAAAAGTGAGCCGAAGCTTGTTCGTCATGAGCTTGGTAAATGGGGTGCGGTGCCTGTGATTGAGGAGGGTGGAGAGGTTGTGTATCCTTTGCTGAAATAA
- a CDS encoding Fe3+ hydroxamate ABC transporter substrate-binding protein, translating into MLFDPPKCMNCGKLIEEDEQVYAKLRYPKKKGFTEIKAYLRNEASFLCEDCFEKRA; encoded by the coding sequence ATGTTATTTGACCCACCGAAGTGTATGAATTGCGGTAAGCTAATCGAGGAGGATGAGCAGGTTTATGCAAAGCTGCGCTACCCCAAAAAGAAAGGATTTACTGAAATAAAGGCTTATTTAAGAAATGAGGCTTCATTTTTGTGTGAGGACTGTTTTGAGAAGAGGGCTTGA
- a CDS encoding VOC family protein, with protein MIKQIGQIGVRVKDVKRATAFYRETLGLQQLFETENMSFFECEGVRLMLTLPENDAFDHPGSVLYFNVPDIEEAYQQFEDKGVSFLDQPHVVAKMEQTETWMTFFRDTEGNTLALMSEVTVS; from the coding sequence ATGATTAAGCAAATTGGACAGATTGGTGTACGGGTAAAAGATGTGAAGCGTGCGACTGCATTTTACCGGGAAACGCTAGGGCTTCAGCAGTTATTTGAAACTGAAAACATGTCGTTTTTTGAGTGTGAAGGGGTACGGCTGATGCTGACGCTGCCTGAAAATGATGCGTTTGATCACCCGGGTTCAGTTCTTTATTTTAATGTGCCGGATATTGAGGAAGCGTATCAGCAATTTGAGGATAAAGGTGTGTCATTTCTGGATCAGCCGCACGTGGTTGCGAAGATGGAACAGACGGAGACCTGGATGACTTTTTTCAGGGATACTGAGGGGAATACACTCGCATTAATGAGCGAAGTGACGGTATCATGA
- a CDS encoding VOC family protein — protein sequence MKNQLIRVGTTYLPVSDPGQSAVWYQEKLGAVMNYKDDQKAILDLANQSLFLVKAEMDQTANFIDTQGKERFSLTFEVDGLTSLKSLQQTLQASGVETGEIEDRGHAGRNFVFSDPDGNLFDVWSELSSDFKKGVSS from the coding sequence ATGAAAAATCAGTTAATCAGAGTCGGGACCACCTATCTTCCTGTTTCAGACCCGGGCCAGTCTGCCGTGTGGTATCAGGAAAAGCTGGGGGCAGTCATGAACTATAAGGATGATCAAAAAGCGATTTTGGATCTTGCGAATCAGAGTCTGTTCCTTGTAAAAGCTGAAATGGATCAGACAGCCAATTTCATTGATACCCAGGGCAAAGAACGTTTTTCGCTGACATTTGAAGTGGATGGACTGACGTCGCTGAAGTCGCTTCAGCAGACATTGCAGGCATCGGGCGTAGAGACAGGTGAGATTGAAGACAGGGGACATGCGGGCAGAAATTTTGTGTTTTCAGATCCAGACGGTAACCTGTTTGATGTGTGGAGTGAGCTGAGTTCTGATTTTAAAAAGGGAGTAAGCAGTTAA
- a CDS encoding alpha/beta hydrolase, whose product MIFNEKRLMVTNQGFKLQGTLATPEGSSDHAVIIMPGSGQVNQDGNHKKFQSNLYRDLAYFLYEIGVPSLRFDKRGTGMSEGTFNETGLSDFISDAAVWMRELKKHYNRITLIGHSEGAITGPAVMKLEPADGFIFLCGFMGTGEELIAYQRELLQKEVQQTTGFKKYLFKILRVEKNIEKSSKSVDQKIAQTTAPAIKYRGTTINAKWIREMKAYHITDFMNSVPCRSLAIEGARDIQIKPGSAAEFASFSGAEHIVISDMNHILRRRDRPHSLLGLQKEYQKDLRDKDLHPELLKQLKIWFSNSN is encoded by the coding sequence ATGATTTTTAATGAAAAGCGTTTGATGGTGACTAATCAGGGATTTAAGCTTCAGGGAACACTCGCAACTCCTGAAGGCTCGTCTGATCATGCAGTAATCATTATGCCAGGATCAGGTCAGGTTAACCAAGATGGAAACCATAAAAAATTCCAATCAAATTTATACAGAGATTTAGCGTATTTTCTGTATGAGATTGGCGTGCCCTCACTCAGGTTTGATAAGCGAGGTACCGGAATGAGTGAAGGAACTTTTAATGAAACAGGGCTTTCAGATTTCATCTCAGATGCAGCAGTATGGATGCGTGAATTAAAAAAACACTACAACCGTATTACGCTGATTGGTCACAGTGAAGGTGCGATCACAGGTCCTGCTGTCATGAAGCTGGAACCTGCCGATGGCTTTATATTTCTTTGCGGTTTCATGGGCACGGGAGAAGAACTGATTGCTTATCAAAGAGAATTACTGCAAAAAGAAGTTCAGCAAACAACAGGATTTAAAAAGTACCTTTTTAAGATACTGCGTGTGGAGAAGAATATAGAAAAATCCTCAAAATCCGTTGACCAAAAGATTGCTCAAACGACTGCTCCCGCTATCAAATATCGCGGTACCACCATAAATGCTAAATGGATAAGAGAAATGAAAGCTTATCATATAACTGATTTCATGAATTCAGTACCCTGCAGATCACTTGCGATTGAAGGCGCACGGGACATACAGATCAAGCCTGGTTCAGCTGCTGAATTCGCCTCTTTTTCAGGCGCTGAGCACATTGTGATTTCAGATATGAACCACATACTGAGACGCAGAGACAGACCTCATTCATTGCTTGGTTTGCAAAAAGAATATCAAAAAGATCTGCGTGACAAAGATCTGCACCCGGAATTACTGAAACAGCTTAAAATATGGTTTTCAAACAGCAATTAA
- a CDS encoding helix-turn-helix domain-containing protein, translating to MKSKADLIMHPVRMKIIQHLSKGPATVAELLDVLEEIPQATLYRHLNTLKKGNILTVTNEKQIRGTTEKTYALQVNGSRITPEEGSKLTKDEHMNMFTTFFANLMRQTEEFFDGDVDLTKDIYGFSQVDLHLNEQEWETFKEELYQVIKPYTQNSRRSDTKKITMAQFFVSEPNHKKGN from the coding sequence ATGAAATCAAAAGCTGACTTAATTATGCATCCTGTTCGCATGAAAATTATACAGCATTTATCTAAAGGACCTGCTACGGTGGCAGAGCTGCTGGATGTGCTTGAAGAAATCCCACAGGCTACTTTATACAGACATCTGAACACATTAAAAAAAGGTAACATCCTGACTGTTACCAACGAAAAACAAATCCGGGGTACGACTGAAAAGACATACGCTTTACAGGTCAACGGGTCAAGAATAACACCGGAGGAAGGCTCGAAGCTCACGAAGGATGAGCATATGAACATGTTTACAACTTTTTTTGCGAACCTGATGAGACAGACAGAAGAATTTTTTGACGGTGACGTTGATCTCACCAAAGACATCTATGGCTTCAGTCAGGTTGATCTTCATCTGAATGAACAGGAGTGGGAAACCTTTAAAGAAGAACTTTATCAGGTCATTAAGCCCTACACCCAAAACTCAAGAAGATCAGACACGAAAAAAATTACGATGGCACAATTCTTTGTTTCTGAGCCGAATCATAAAAAGGGGAACTAG
- a CDS encoding MBL fold metallo-hydrolase, producing MNIQLIRNATLVVHYAGKKFLVDPFLADKGAYPPFQNAARQDQNNPLVELPIPIDEVIQGVNAVILTHLHLDHYDEAAKNAIPKNMKVFVQNDEDLEKVKEDGFENLEVLSEQTEFEGVQLIKTVGEHGRGEILKMLGHVSGVVFKHSSEKTLYVAGDTVWYEGTEKEILKHQPEVIVANAGDNQFLEGGSLVMGKEDIYETAKAAPNAKIVAVHMEAVNHWALSRDELKTFAVEKGFADRLHVPEDGESYSF from the coding sequence ATGAACATTCAATTAATCAGAAACGCTACACTCGTTGTTCACTATGCCGGTAAAAAGTTTCTTGTAGACCCATTTTTAGCTGACAAAGGTGCTTATCCTCCATTTCAAAACGCAGCAAGACAGGATCAGAATAACCCGCTTGTCGAACTGCCGATTCCAATAGATGAAGTAATCCAGGGCGTGAATGCGGTGATTTTAACACACCTGCATCTTGATCATTATGATGAGGCTGCTAAGAATGCAATACCAAAAAATATGAAAGTATTCGTTCAAAATGATGAAGATTTAGAGAAAGTGAAAGAGGATGGATTTGAAAATCTGGAAGTACTGAGCGAGCAAACTGAATTTGAAGGCGTCCAGCTGATCAAAACAGTCGGAGAGCATGGCAGAGGTGAAATTCTTAAGATGCTTGGGCATGTTTCAGGCGTTGTTTTCAAGCATTCAAGTGAAAAAACGCTTTATGTCGCCGGGGATACAGTCTGGTATGAAGGAACAGAAAAAGAAATTCTCAAGCATCAGCCTGAGGTCATCGTCGCTAACGCAGGGGACAACCAGTTCCTTGAAGGCGGTTCACTCGTGATGGGCAAAGAAGATATATACGAAACGGCTAAAGCTGCACCAAATGCTAAAATCGTGGCGGTTCACATGGAAGCTGTCAATCACTGGGCGCTGTCACGTGATGAGCTGAAGACTTTTGCAGTAGAAAAGGGATTTGCAGACCGGTTGCATGTACCTGAGGATGGAGAGTCTTATTCGTTTTGA
- a CDS encoding Lrp/AsnC family transcriptional regulator, translated as MLDRTDQLIIKELSANSRMTMKQLGERVHLTGQATSSRVAKLEDMGIIEGYTLKVNQAKLGLPVHVMIQIFTESPDHRSYHRVIEENAAYIIQNYKVSGESCYLVEARFPSNEVLNEFLTVLSSVVSYKVAVVIG; from the coding sequence ATGCTGGATCGCACGGATCAGCTTATTATAAAAGAGCTCTCTGCAAATAGCCGTATGACGATGAAACAGCTGGGTGAAAGGGTACACCTGACAGGACAGGCGACGTCATCCAGGGTTGCGAAGCTTGAGGATATGGGGATTATTGAGGGGTATACGCTGAAAGTCAATCAGGCTAAGCTGGGGCTGCCGGTTCATGTAATGATTCAGATTTTTACGGAAAGCCCTGATCATAGAAGTTATCACAGAGTGATTGAAGAGAACGCAGCTTATATTATACAAAACTATAAAGTGAGCGGAGAGAGCTGTTATTTGGTTGAAGCCAGGTTTCCTTCGAATGAAGTACTCAATGAGTTTTTAACAGTGCTAAGCAGTGTGGTGAGTTATAAAGTGGCGGTTGTTATTGGTTAA
- a CDS encoding LacI family DNA-binding transcriptional regulator, giving the protein MATIKQVAQHAGVSVATVSRVLNDKGYVHEDTRKAVLKAIEELQYNPNSVARSLFKKSSNTIGLLIPDITNPFFPQLVRAVEDVMYPKGYTTILFNSDENIQHELDYLKGMTSKYIDGVIVVSNTLKWEHLEPLTVPVIALDRHIDDRIASVTIDNYESSFKALEFLVERGCRKIAHLAGPAHVFTSSERLRAYKDFTQKHGLEEMIQEGSYELQSGMLNTMQLLTKYQQVDAIFAGNDVMAIGALKAAAKLGISVPKELSVMGFDGVEWGTAVTPELTTMQQPIYQIGQKAAEMLLKRLETPGLSPEHVRLNAELTVRQSTK; this is encoded by the coding sequence ATGGCAACGATTAAACAGGTAGCTCAGCATGCAGGTGTTTCAGTCGCGACAGTTTCAAGAGTGCTGAATGATAAAGGATATGTGCATGAAGATACGCGCAAGGCAGTGCTGAAAGCGATTGAAGAACTTCAATATAATCCAAACAGTGTGGCGAGGAGTCTTTTTAAGAAATCTTCAAATACGATTGGACTATTAATTCCTGACATCACAAACCCCTTTTTCCCTCAGCTGGTCAGAGCGGTTGAAGATGTGATGTATCCAAAAGGGTATACAACGATTCTTTTCAACAGTGATGAAAATATCCAGCATGAACTTGATTATCTAAAAGGAATGACTTCAAAGTACATTGATGGTGTCATCGTTGTTTCCAATACACTCAAGTGGGAACACCTCGAGCCGCTAACTGTGCCAGTCATTGCACTTGATCGTCATATAGATGACAGAATTGCTTCTGTCACCATTGATAACTATGAAAGCAGCTTTAAAGCACTTGAGTTTCTGGTTGAAAGGGGCTGCCGCAAAATAGCTCATCTGGCCGGTCCTGCTCATGTCTTTACTTCAAGTGAAAGGCTGAGAGCTTATAAAGATTTCACTCAAAAACATGGTCTTGAAGAAATGATTCAGGAAGGGTCTTATGAGCTTCAGAGCGGCATGCTGAACACGATGCAGCTGTTAACGAAATATCAGCAGGTAGATGCGATTTTTGCAGGTAACGATGTCATGGCAATCGGTGCACTGAAAGCCGCTGCAAAGCTGGGAATTAGTGTACCTAAAGAACTTTCAGTGATGGGCTTTGACGGCGTTGAGTGGGGAACAGCAGTTACGCCTGAATTGACTACGATGCAGCAGCCGATTTATCAGATTGGACAAAAAGCAGCTGAGATGCTCTTGAAGCGCCTTGAAACCCCGGGGTTATCGCCGGAACATGTCAGGCTGAATGCAGAGCTGACAGTCAGACAGTCAACGAAATAA